From Coprothermobacter sp., one genomic window encodes:
- a CDS encoding tRNA-specific adenosine deaminase has product MALTDVDCMLLALDEARRALDEGEIPVGCVVARAGELLASAHNMRESAKDPTAHAEMLALRSSAERLQDWRLDGCVLYVTLEPCPMCAAAIALARVQRVVFAAYDFDNGAVGSNGNMLTRPIFGYAPEVVSGLLRADAEVVLQQFFARIRSKRRGG; this is encoded by the coding sequence ATGGCTCTCACAGATGTTGATTGCATGCTCCTTGCTCTTGATGAGGCCAGGCGTGCCCTTGATGAAGGAGAGATCCCCGTGGGATGCGTTGTTGCGAGGGCTGGTGAACTGCTTGCTTCTGCACATAACATGCGAGAGAGCGCCAAAGACCCGACGGCACATGCCGAGATGCTTGCGTTGCGCTCCAGTGCCGAGCGTCTCCAAGATTGGCGGCTGGACGGATGCGTCCTGTATGTTACTCTTGAGCCGTGTCCGATGTGTGCTGCCGCAATAGCTCTTGCGAGGGTACAGCGGGTGGTCTTCGCAGCGTACGATTTCGACAATGGAGCAGTGGGCAGCAATGGCAATATGCTTACGCGGCCTATCTTTGGATATGCTCCGGAGGTGGTTTCTGGTTTGTTGCGCGCTGATGCCGAGGTTGTCCTGCAACAGTTCTTTGCACGTATCAGGTCCAAACGGAGAGGTGGCTGA
- a CDS encoding adenylyltransferase, translating to MTSSKQVRASSCGVPAGGRYERQLWMKQVGPRGQKKLSRASVLVVGAGGLGSPILLCLAAAGVGTLGVVDGDTVSLSNLNRQMLYVTGDIGQPKALVTKERLAALNPEVRVEAYPSRLDPDNAYALFSAYDMIVDATDNYSTRYLVSDAAVLFDKPLFVGAVSNLHGMAFTVIPRKTACFRCLYPKSPTTAMAREERARGILGSTPGIIGSIVAQNVLKYIVGCGDWLAGKMLLVDGEDNRFDLVPLERDHACRVCGDLPTITELFSMKTDSRQSSC from the coding sequence ATGACTTCATCGAAACAGGTACGCGCTTCGTCCTGCGGGGTCCCCGCCGGGGGTCGCTACGAACGTCAGCTATGGATGAAACAGGTTGGCCCTCGGGGACAGAAGAAGCTGTCAAGAGCGTCTGTTCTGGTCGTGGGAGCCGGAGGACTCGGCTCCCCGATCCTTCTGTGCCTGGCTGCGGCCGGCGTGGGTACGCTGGGAGTGGTCGATGGAGACACCGTGAGCCTGTCCAACCTGAACCGGCAAATGCTCTATGTCACCGGAGACATCGGTCAACCTAAGGCTCTTGTCACAAAGGAACGGTTGGCGGCTCTAAACCCGGAAGTACGTGTCGAGGCCTATCCAAGCCGGCTGGACCCAGACAACGCCTATGCTCTCTTTAGCGCCTACGACATGATCGTCGACGCCACAGACAACTACAGTACGCGATATCTCGTTTCCGACGCTGCTGTCCTTTTTGACAAGCCGCTGTTCGTCGGTGCGGTCAGCAACCTCCACGGAATGGCATTCACGGTCATCCCGCGAAAAACGGCCTGCTTCCGCTGCCTCTACCCCAAGTCTCCTACTACTGCCATGGCACGTGAGGAGAGAGCCCGCGGCATTCTCGGCAGCACTCCCGGCATCATCGGATCCATCGTCGCGCAGAACGTGCTCAAGTATATTGTCGGGTGCGGAGACTGGCTGGCCGGAAAAATGCTGCTCGTGGACGGAGAGGACAATCGCTTCGACCTCGTGCCGCTTGAACGCGACCATGCGTGCCGAGTGTGTGGTGACCTGCCAACCATTACCGAGTTGTTCTCGATGAAAACAGATTCCCGGCAGAGTTCCTGCTGA
- a CDS encoding isoleucine--tRNA ligase, producing the protein MFEPVLPADKVVEQEVAIIQFWETSHVFEKSLDLSKDKERFVFFEGPPTANGIPGVHHGLARVFKDTVLRYKAGTGYYVPRKGGWDCQGLPVEIEVEKRLHISGKQQIEEYGVEAFVRECKSSVFTYKAEWEKMTSRIGFWLDTEHAYATYTNDYIESVWHILKTFYDKGLLYQGHKVVPYCPRCGTALSMHEVAQGYRNVTDETVFVKFSLASDGLEGVKALVWTTTPWTLPSNVALAVNPGVEYSVVELDGERYLLASARLAAVFGHDAEHVTLVRTYLGSELSGIRYERLYDYASVAPDEEARGWRIVIADFVTTADGTGIVHLAPAFGEDDLNVGLKEGLPFVQLVDLAGRFTAEVTPWAGKDAKGSDPDIRRQLKADGRLLKTERIEHDYPFCWRCDTPLLYYAKDSWFVRTTEFKDHMVANNQEITWYPDHIKDGRFGNWLENIKDWALSRERYWGTPLPIWVCDSCGHQHAVGSIAELNEMAVNPDPEVELHRPYVDKIELRCPVCGGVMHRVPEVIDVWFDSGSMPYAQWHYPFENQGEFAKMYPADFISEGIDQTRGWFYTLHAISTALNDRPAFRRCMVLELVLDEKGHKMSKHLGNVIDPWSILDKQGADAFRWSLYTSTPPWYPRRFGPSVVADALKNFIIPLRNVYSFFVLYANIDHFDPHAAQLPFGQRPELDRWLLSRFQVLVREVRADMEAYDINPATKRIQAFVEELSNWYVRLSRRRFWRSENDTDKLSAYQTLYRVLVNLARLLTPFTPFMSEEIYQNLVRSGDVEAPLSVHFLDLPEVDESMFDPQLTSAMQVIMDVVSLGRSARKQAGVKTRQPLSAVTVYVHDAQAHRALVSHAEIIRDELNVKSIAEATHAADIAEFALRPNLPVLGRRAGTSIPAIQKALAADPERVYAELESTGQASVELDGTAFLLTKDDVISTVSGKGGLFAASAANVVVAVDAAVTPELRAEWYVREVEHFVQGQRKDKGYQVTDRVRLALTCTDAAVTAALTAAVQDVAQEVLANEVTVVTGAVEDGALALELEGWKVACRLER; encoded by the coding sequence ATGTTTGAACCCGTACTGCCTGCCGACAAGGTTGTCGAGCAGGAGGTGGCTATTATCCAATTCTGGGAAACCAGTCATGTCTTCGAGAAGTCGCTCGACCTGAGCAAAGACAAGGAGCGCTTCGTGTTTTTCGAAGGGCCACCGACCGCGAACGGCATCCCCGGCGTGCACCACGGCCTGGCCCGCGTTTTCAAGGACACGGTTCTAAGGTATAAGGCAGGTACAGGCTACTATGTCCCCCGCAAGGGCGGTTGGGACTGCCAGGGTCTGCCCGTGGAGATCGAGGTCGAGAAACGACTTCACATCAGCGGCAAGCAGCAGATCGAGGAATACGGCGTCGAAGCATTCGTTCGCGAGTGCAAGAGCAGTGTTTTTACGTATAAGGCGGAATGGGAGAAGATGACCAGCCGCATCGGTTTCTGGCTGGATACCGAACATGCGTATGCGACCTATACCAACGATTACATCGAATCGGTCTGGCATATCCTCAAGACCTTCTACGACAAGGGGTTGCTGTACCAGGGGCACAAGGTTGTGCCGTACTGTCCGCGCTGCGGGACCGCTCTCTCCATGCACGAAGTAGCGCAGGGTTATAGGAACGTCACCGATGAGACGGTCTTCGTCAAGTTCTCCCTGGCATCAGATGGACTGGAGGGTGTCAAAGCGCTGGTCTGGACGACGACGCCTTGGACTTTGCCGAGCAACGTCGCGCTCGCGGTCAACCCGGGTGTGGAGTACTCGGTTGTCGAACTGGATGGTGAACGGTATCTTCTGGCTTCTGCACGGTTGGCTGCAGTGTTTGGTCATGATGCCGAACATGTGACACTCGTGCGCACCTATCTCGGGAGCGAGCTTTCAGGGATCCGATATGAGCGCCTCTACGACTATGCCAGTGTTGCGCCCGATGAAGAGGCGCGTGGGTGGCGCATCGTCATCGCAGACTTCGTGACGACGGCGGACGGCACAGGCATCGTCCATCTTGCTCCTGCGTTTGGCGAAGACGACCTCAACGTCGGACTGAAAGAGGGACTTCCGTTTGTCCAGCTTGTAGACCTTGCAGGCAGATTTACAGCTGAAGTGACGCCGTGGGCCGGCAAGGACGCCAAGGGAAGCGATCCCGATATTCGCCGCCAGCTCAAGGCCGACGGGAGACTGCTCAAGACGGAGAGGATCGAACATGACTATCCGTTCTGCTGGCGATGTGATACGCCTCTTCTCTACTACGCCAAGGACTCGTGGTTCGTCCGCACGACGGAGTTCAAGGACCACATGGTTGCGAACAATCAGGAGATCACCTGGTACCCGGACCACATCAAGGACGGGCGATTTGGCAACTGGCTGGAGAACATCAAGGACTGGGCGCTGTCCCGCGAACGCTACTGGGGGACTCCATTGCCCATCTGGGTCTGCGATTCCTGTGGACACCAGCACGCGGTAGGTTCGATCGCTGAACTCAACGAGATGGCTGTCAACCCGGATCCCGAGGTCGAACTGCATCGCCCCTACGTGGACAAGATCGAACTGCGGTGTCCGGTGTGCGGTGGTGTCATGCACCGTGTCCCGGAAGTCATCGACGTCTGGTTCGACTCCGGCTCAATGCCATATGCACAGTGGCACTATCCATTCGAGAACCAAGGCGAGTTCGCGAAGATGTATCCGGCGGATTTCATCTCAGAAGGAATCGATCAGACACGTGGGTGGTTCTACACCCTTCACGCTATCTCCACGGCTCTCAACGACAGGCCCGCGTTCAGGCGTTGCATGGTACTCGAACTGGTGCTGGACGAGAAGGGCCACAAGATGAGCAAGCATCTCGGCAATGTCATTGACCCCTGGAGTATTCTCGACAAGCAGGGAGCTGATGCTTTCCGATGGTCTCTGTATACCAGCACTCCACCCTGGTACCCGAGACGGTTTGGGCCGAGCGTTGTGGCCGACGCCCTCAAAAACTTCATCATACCACTTCGCAACGTCTATAGTTTCTTCGTGCTGTACGCCAATATCGACCATTTTGATCCGCACGCTGCTCAGCTGCCATTTGGCCAGCGGCCAGAACTGGACCGGTGGCTTCTGAGTCGGTTCCAGGTGCTCGTCCGGGAAGTGCGTGCAGATATGGAGGCCTATGATATCAACCCGGCGACGAAGCGCATCCAGGCTTTCGTCGAGGAGCTGAGCAACTGGTATGTGCGCCTGAGCAGGCGGCGTTTCTGGAGAAGCGAAAACGATACTGACAAGCTGTCGGCGTACCAGACGCTCTACAGGGTCCTGGTCAACCTTGCCAGATTGCTGACGCCCTTCACGCCCTTCATGTCGGAGGAGATCTACCAGAACCTCGTCCGGTCGGGCGATGTCGAGGCCCCGCTTTCTGTACACTTCCTCGACCTGCCCGAGGTTGACGAGTCCATGTTCGACCCGCAGCTTACGAGCGCGATGCAGGTGATCATGGATGTCGTGTCGCTGGGAAGGTCAGCCAGAAAGCAGGCAGGCGTCAAGACCAGGCAGCCGCTCAGTGCGGTGACAGTTTACGTCCACGACGCGCAGGCTCACAGAGCGCTGGTTTCCCATGCCGAAATCATCCGCGATGAGCTGAACGTCAAGTCCATCGCTGAAGCGACTCACGCCGCGGACATAGCCGAGTTCGCGCTCCGACCCAACCTGCCTGTCCTCGGCAGGAGGGCTGGAACATCGATCCCAGCCATCCAGAAGGCACTGGCCGCAGATCCAGAGAGAGTCTATGCTGAGCTTGAGAGCACTGGTCAGGCTTCAGTGGAACTGGACGGAACGGCATTCCTGCTGACGAAGGATGACGTCATCAGCACGGTTTCCGGGAAAGGCGGACTGTTCGCAGCGTCGGCGGCAAACGTTGTCGTGGCGGTCGATGCTGCGGTCACACCGGAGTTGCGAGCTGAGTGGTATGTGCGAGAGGTTGAACACTTTGTTCAGGGGCAGCGCAAGGACAAAGGCTACCAGGTGACGGATCGCGTACGCCTTGCTCTGACGTGTACCGATGCAGCAGTGACGGCGGCGCTCACCGCTGCGGTGCAGGACGTAGCCCAGGAAGTCCTTGCAAACGAAGTGACGGTAGTCACCGGCGCGGTCGAGGACGGTGCCCTGGCCCTGGAGCTTGAAGGATGGAAAGTAGCCTGCCGACTGGAACGGTAA